The Mucilaginibacter mallensis genome has a segment encoding these proteins:
- a CDS encoding FecR family protein, translating into MQLKEIEQLLEKYNKGEATPAENALIESWYLTYRNDGPGASHQQLEEDQEDSLNKLLFQINSTTKTSYTRAFAIAASLLVFVTAGVLMFMHHQAKKQQFVVLAKPVKNDLAPGGNKAILTLANGSTVVLTDAKNGKLASQGGIVVSKTADGQVKYAGAGTSSNTLVYNMATTPKGGQYQFILSDGTKVWLNSASSIKYPVNFIGNERKVELTGEAYFEVAHNAAKPFRVVSSGQTVEVLGTHFNINAYADESAVKTTLLQGSVKVSSAGGSSVIKPGEQAQFNNGKINVVSGVDLDAAVAWKNGLFYFEDSNIQEVMRQFARWYDVDVKYEGELSSRHFAGEIPRNINASQMLDILSFKKIHYKLQGKTIIVMP; encoded by the coding sequence ATGCAGCTGAAAGAAATAGAACAATTACTGGAAAAATATAATAAGGGCGAAGCCACCCCTGCGGAGAACGCGTTGATTGAATCGTGGTACCTTACCTATAGGAACGATGGCCCCGGCGCATCGCACCAGCAATTGGAGGAAGACCAGGAAGACAGCCTGAACAAATTATTATTCCAGATAAATTCCACAACAAAAACATCATATACCAGGGCTTTTGCAATTGCAGCATCGCTACTTGTGTTTGTTACTGCGGGTGTTTTGATGTTTATGCATCATCAGGCCAAAAAACAACAATTTGTTGTGCTTGCAAAGCCGGTCAAAAATGACCTGGCTCCCGGTGGCAATAAGGCTATACTAACCCTTGCAAATGGCAGTACCGTTGTATTAACAGATGCTAAAAACGGCAAACTTGCCAGTCAGGGGGGGATAGTGGTCAGCAAAACAGCCGATGGGCAGGTTAAATATGCAGGTGCGGGCACTTCATCAAACACTTTAGTATATAACATGGCCACTACGCCAAAAGGAGGGCAGTACCAGTTTATTTTGTCTGATGGTACTAAAGTGTGGTTAAACTCAGCATCATCCATAAAATACCCTGTTAATTTTATTGGTAACGAACGCAAAGTTGAACTTACCGGCGAAGCTTACTTTGAAGTGGCGCATAATGCTGCGAAACCATTCAGGGTAGTATCAAGCGGGCAAACGGTTGAGGTTTTGGGCACGCATTTTAATATAAATGCTTATGCTGATGAAAGCGCAGTGAAAACAACGTTGCTGCAGGGTAGTGTAAAAGTATCATCAGCTGGCGGCAGCAGTGTTATAAAACCGGGTGAACAGGCGCAGTTTAACAACGGTAAAATAAATGTAGTAAGCGGGGTTGACCTTGATGCGGCCGTAGCCTGGAAAAATGGCCTGTTTTATTTTGAAGATAGCAACATACAGGAAGTAATGCGCCAGTTTGCGCGCTGGTACGATGTTGATGTTAAGTACGAAGGGGAATTGTCCTCAAGGCACTTTGCCGGCGAAATACCGCGCAATATAAATGCGTCACAAATGCTGGATATACTCAGCTTTAAGAAAATACACTACAAGCTACAGGGTAAAACAATTATTGTAATGCCTTAA